A window of the Bdellovibrio sp. ZAP7 genome harbors these coding sequences:
- a CDS encoding 1-acyl-sn-glycerol-3-phosphate acyltransferase: MFLKLLSYPRSLLATVMLPIITVIASAAMILVTFIYPNRWLEDQIVYAWTRTTCWMFGVKVIVKGWENVPKGGYLYVFNHTSFFDIFAMSGYLGSFRFGAKIELFNIPVFGWGMRRAGILPIARNRREEVFKVYKEAEKRIANGERFALAPEGTRQHQETLGSFKSGPFIFAINAKAPIVPVVVKGAAAIMPKGNWVPNWGVWTRTITLEVLPPVDTSIYTIEQRPVLQEHVRNLMLPHFPGAK; encoded by the coding sequence ATGTTTCTAAAGCTTCTTTCTTATCCACGCTCTCTTTTGGCGACAGTAATGTTGCCAATTATCACAGTAATTGCTTCCGCAGCGATGATCCTGGTGACTTTTATTTATCCGAACCGTTGGCTGGAAGATCAGATTGTCTATGCGTGGACCCGTACGACATGTTGGATGTTCGGTGTAAAAGTCATTGTCAAAGGTTGGGAGAACGTTCCCAAAGGTGGCTACCTTTACGTTTTTAATCACACCAGTTTTTTTGATATCTTTGCGATGTCAGGCTACTTAGGAAGCTTCCGTTTTGGCGCCAAGATTGAACTCTTCAATATCCCTGTCTTTGGGTGGGGAATGAGACGGGCTGGGATTTTGCCTATCGCTCGCAATCGCCGCGAAGAAGTTTTCAAAGTTTATAAAGAGGCCGAAAAAAGAATCGCCAACGGCGAAAGATTTGCACTCGCGCCCGAAGGCACACGCCAACATCAAGAAACTCTGGGCTCTTTTAAATCCGGTCCTTTTATTTTTGCAATCAACGCCAAAGCGCCGATTGTTCCTGTCGTAGTCAAAGGAGCCGCAGCGATTATGCCAAAAGGAAACTGGGTTCCGAATTGGGGAGTATGGACTCGTACGATCACGCTGGAAGTATTGCCACCCGTTGATACTAGCATTTACACCATCGAACAGCGTCCTGTGTTGCAAGAACATGTTCGCAATTTGATGCTCCCGCATTTTCCAGGCGCAAAATAA
- a CDS encoding TIGR04552 family protein, which translates to MPQRFLFDSSILGSVVGGGSAIDIPKLNIQSLDEASAFLLSYGFDTNQKNDVEKLWYYHRRALVLMVEKLGFNDADIPELFLDPKKLGDIRQLLLYASSSDPDQVNLQRWACAILRGIHVFVHAENDLFSSFSEEIQSQILTPFQDTIFHDGNTHRTFLRCNGENQESIELLGFEVKPFKTSASTVIKLLAKPDALAMKIFDKLGVRFVTRNLFDTFQVVRFLVRENVISFPHIMPDQSSNNLYPVDLFMQVCTELAQRLDTMDEKTIQAAFDQKLSEMGENVKFLRKENFFSGEDYKFIKFISRKLIHIKPQGSKEAFSFFYPYEVQIMDQSAHEKILSGPSEHEAYKERQRVAARKRLFPES; encoded by the coding sequence ATGCCTCAACGTTTTTTATTCGATTCTTCCATACTGGGCTCAGTTGTTGGCGGTGGTTCCGCGATCGATATCCCTAAACTTAATATCCAATCTTTGGATGAAGCTTCTGCGTTCCTGCTAAGCTATGGGTTTGATACAAATCAAAAAAACGACGTCGAAAAACTTTGGTACTACCATCGCCGCGCCCTTGTGTTGATGGTCGAAAAGCTAGGTTTTAACGACGCTGATATCCCAGAGCTTTTCTTAGACCCTAAAAAGCTTGGCGATATCCGCCAGTTGTTGCTGTACGCAAGCTCCAGTGATCCAGATCAAGTAAATCTCCAACGGTGGGCCTGTGCGATCCTGCGTGGTATTCATGTTTTCGTTCATGCTGAGAATGATCTTTTCAGCTCGTTCTCTGAAGAAATTCAGTCGCAAATTTTAACTCCATTTCAGGACACGATTTTTCATGATGGTAACACCCATCGCACGTTTTTAAGATGCAACGGTGAAAACCAAGAATCTATCGAGCTCTTGGGTTTTGAAGTAAAACCGTTTAAAACGTCTGCCAGCACAGTGATTAAGCTTTTAGCTAAACCCGATGCCTTGGCGATGAAGATCTTTGATAAACTGGGTGTGCGCTTTGTGACCCGCAATCTGTTTGATACGTTCCAGGTCGTGCGCTTCCTGGTACGTGAAAATGTGATCAGTTTCCCGCATATTATGCCGGATCAAAGCTCGAACAATCTTTATCCCGTGGACTTGTTCATGCAGGTTTGCACGGAACTTGCTCAGCGACTGGACACCATGGATGAAAAAACCATTCAGGCAGCTTTTGATCAAAAACTCTCCGAGATGGGAGAGAACGTGAAGTTCCTGCGTAAGGAAAACTTCTTCTCAGGCGAAGATTATAAATTTATTAAATTTATCTCTCGTAAACTGATTCATATCAAACCTCAAGGGAGCAAAGAAGCTTTCAGTTTCTTTTATCCTTATGAAGTGCAAATCATGGATCAATCCGCACACGAAAAAATTCTGTCAGGTCCTTCGGAGCATGAAGCCTATAAAGAGCGCCAACGTGTAGCCGCTCGTAAACGTCTATTCCCTGAAAGTTAA
- a CDS encoding zinc-dependent metalloprotease codes for MSFSKNISVFGALLSIIFVTGCTNGFEVSPLIEKKQAPKQIVDSFSIPGTQSAEIAAQCEKATCLTINKSSLGKIFLLIASGKTGGSTPQWYDLKPQVVSFEKSGSRLALLGQNYNSIYDELKTESLVQTFRIVGEDTETITFDWGRGLKTLIAQNAYDIDSGPGLNEALTESSLPSISVLDSYTRNIKITNNSIELEQVSKIQSLQGKGAGANKIAIESVEETLDMNIQIRAYRLQSKFKPKVADASRTVGFFVTRVAKAAMSKDVTKYIAKWDISDDREPITVRISAAVPEDYVQAVKEGALYWNKVFGKDVVAVETGVDPQAPPKDHTIMVRWVTWLDAGAAYAISQSDPLTGELLRAQVFMPSVFTKVGSADLVLLNGGSPVATGAMACDFSETIKELQKLTREASDSQRLRLGQDSVRATVAHELGHALGLRHNFAGSFSAKATTKEIYDSAKTYLKNPNHPGLETTTSIMDYVSGIDNVLSAAYIKHAPLSYDKMAMDWAYSDDDKALDTKISQFCTDEDISLANSQKMSIYGCERFDNGNNPLLRKYLDGRDEKTGLVNVLFASIIGRMYPGDQPDVVNNLDNVLKDTYKWGTAAIDYGFVGDALFDISQVVGAGSAKVPALVSLDAVKGGNILTARTGQDSSFAELRLAHLAETAKYLQGLDGISDKVGGYAAMLNGFLRNPQGQIDIDWFEKEVAALKESGTLAKGKTLAGREYSLTEEQQGKVLKFYQDITAANKKIIFSAVRDLLPMIQGQVKGDDGTVKVMNKILPIDVVKQADADMLGNIALDLVLVSKESLDVQVGDGGANKAQLPIPFLTAKERVSLLSILSSQGVTFAMDTKRAQVQAALAATINEFLHKVDPTLNIETLTTAEQADLAGKLLKAGSVDATGANWIAAQVKVLQAIEAVK; via the coding sequence ATGTCCTTTTCTAAAAACATTTCTGTCTTCGGCGCACTGCTTTCAATCATCTTTGTAACCGGTTGTACAAACGGGTTCGAAGTGAGCCCTCTGATAGAGAAAAAGCAAGCTCCGAAGCAAATCGTGGACTCCTTCTCCATCCCTGGAACGCAATCCGCGGAGATCGCGGCCCAGTGCGAAAAAGCGACGTGCTTAACGATCAATAAATCTTCCTTGGGTAAAATCTTTTTGTTGATCGCTTCAGGCAAAACGGGGGGCTCAACTCCGCAGTGGTATGATTTGAAGCCGCAAGTGGTGAGCTTTGAAAAATCCGGCAGCCGCTTGGCCTTGCTTGGCCAAAACTATAATAGCATTTACGACGAGCTTAAAACGGAAAGTCTGGTGCAAACATTCCGCATCGTGGGTGAGGACACAGAGACAATCACTTTTGATTGGGGTCGTGGACTCAAAACTCTGATCGCGCAGAATGCTTATGATATCGATTCCGGCCCGGGTTTGAATGAGGCTCTGACAGAGTCTTCTTTGCCATCTATTTCGGTTTTGGATTCGTACACGCGTAACATCAAAATCACTAATAACAGCATCGAGCTTGAACAGGTTTCTAAGATCCAATCTCTTCAAGGCAAGGGTGCGGGTGCCAATAAAATCGCCATTGAAAGCGTTGAAGAAACTTTGGATATGAATATCCAGATCCGCGCCTACCGTTTGCAATCTAAATTTAAACCTAAAGTTGCCGATGCGTCTCGCACGGTCGGGTTCTTTGTGACTCGCGTGGCGAAAGCAGCGATGAGCAAAGATGTTACTAAATATATCGCTAAATGGGATATCTCTGACGATCGCGAACCGATCACAGTGCGCATCTCTGCAGCAGTTCCTGAAGACTATGTGCAAGCCGTGAAAGAAGGCGCCCTTTACTGGAATAAAGTATTTGGTAAAGACGTCGTCGCTGTTGAAACCGGCGTTGATCCGCAAGCTCCACCTAAAGATCACACCATCATGGTGCGCTGGGTGACATGGCTTGATGCTGGTGCCGCGTATGCGATCAGTCAGTCTGATCCATTGACGGGGGAGTTGTTGCGCGCGCAGGTGTTCATGCCTTCCGTATTTACGAAAGTGGGCTCTGCTGACCTGGTATTGCTAAACGGTGGTTCACCGGTGGCGACGGGTGCTATGGCTTGCGATTTCAGCGAGACAATTAAAGAATTGCAGAAGCTGACTCGTGAAGCTTCGGATTCCCAAAGACTGCGCTTGGGGCAAGACAGCGTTCGCGCGACTGTTGCGCATGAGCTGGGGCATGCTTTGGGGCTTCGCCATAATTTCGCAGGATCGTTTTCTGCGAAAGCGACAACGAAAGAAATCTATGATTCCGCAAAAACGTATTTGAAAAACCCGAATCATCCGGGACTTGAAACAACAACAAGTATCATGGACTACGTGAGCGGTATTGATAACGTGTTAAGTGCTGCCTACATCAAACACGCGCCTCTTTCTTATGACAAGATGGCGATGGACTGGGCTTATTCTGATGATGACAAAGCTCTGGATACTAAAATCTCTCAGTTCTGTACGGACGAAGATATCTCGTTGGCGAACAGCCAAAAGATGTCGATCTATGGTTGTGAGCGTTTCGATAACGGGAACAATCCATTGCTAAGAAAGTATTTGGATGGCCGTGACGAAAAAACAGGCTTGGTAAACGTTCTGTTCGCTTCCATCATTGGTCGCATGTACCCGGGCGATCAGCCAGATGTGGTGAATAATCTGGATAACGTTCTTAAAGACACTTACAAATGGGGCACAGCTGCGATCGACTATGGATTCGTGGGCGACGCTTTGTTTGATATTTCCCAAGTCGTAGGCGCGGGATCTGCGAAAGTTCCTGCGCTGGTATCATTGGATGCTGTGAAAGGCGGAAATATCCTAACGGCGCGTACGGGCCAAGATTCATCATTTGCAGAGTTGCGTTTAGCTCACTTGGCAGAGACAGCTAAATACCTTCAAGGTCTTGATGGCATCTCTGATAAAGTCGGGGGCTATGCGGCGATGTTGAATGGTTTCTTGCGCAACCCTCAAGGGCAGATCGATATCGATTGGTTCGAAAAAGAAGTCGCAGCTTTGAAAGAAAGCGGCACTCTGGCGAAAGGTAAAACTTTGGCGGGCCGTGAGTATTCTTTAACGGAAGAACAACAAGGCAAAGTTCTTAAGTTCTATCAGGATATCACAGCCGCAAATAAGAAAATCATCTTCTCGGCTGTTCGTGATTTGTTGCCCATGATTCAAGGCCAGGTCAAAGGTGACGATGGCACTGTAAAAGTGATGAATAAGATCCTGCCAATCGACGTGGTCAAGCAAGCTGACGCCGATATGTTGGGGAATATCGCTTTGGATCTGGTTTTGGTCAGCAAAGAGTCTTTGGATGTTCAAGTGGGCGATGGTGGAGCTAACAAAGCTCAGCTGCCTATTCCATTCTTGACCGCCAAAGAACGTGTGTCTTTGCTTTCCATCCTTTCATCTCAAGGCGTAACCTTTGCGATGGATACAAAGCGTGCTCAGGTCCAAGCGGCCTTGGCGGCGACAATTAATGAGTTCTTGCACAAAGTCGATCCGACTTTGAATATCGAGACTTTGACGACGGCAGAGCAAGCCGATCTCGCAGGTAAACTGCTTAAGGCGGGTTCGGTGGATGCAACAGGAGCGAACTGGATTGCCGCTCAAGTAAAAGTCCTCCAAGCTATTGAAGCAGTAAAATAG
- a CDS encoding peptide MFS transporter, which yields MAQTAEKTFFGHPRALFTLFFTEMWERFSFYGMRALLVLYMAQYLFIEADKGKDVWGYGALKGGIEHFFGPVSAQALSSHIYGLYMGLVYFTPFFGGIIADRYWGKRRSVYVGGILMAIGHFLMAMESMFFLALLFIIAGNGFFKPNISTQVGELYPAGDKRRDGAFTLFYMGINLGAFFSPLVCGTLGQKVGWHWGFGAAGIGMLAGLVIYHFGGKHLPSSEQKLSVKEVEAAAQKPLTKNEWKRTWALTFMCAITIFFWGVYEQQGNTLQLFADQSTDWNFFGWEMPSTWYQSFNPFIIFIFAPILDRAWAWQSRKGKENTTAMKMAIGCFLGTAALIVMFMGAKSIGDGKGTALWLLGSTFMLTIGELYLSPIGLSLVTKVSPTKIVSMMMGVWFLASFFGNTVSGWIGALYDKMPKDSFFLLLAALGFVPGVMFFICNKVLTSSLNAEDDEPAPKHTGKSSSGVGAHAEVTV from the coding sequence ATGGCTCAAACAGCAGAGAAAACATTTTTTGGACATCCCCGCGCCTTGTTCACGCTTTTCTTCACGGAAATGTGGGAACGATTCTCGTTTTACGGGATGAGAGCGCTTCTAGTGCTTTATATGGCTCAATACCTTTTTATTGAGGCTGACAAAGGAAAAGATGTTTGGGGATACGGAGCTTTGAAAGGTGGAATTGAACACTTTTTTGGACCGGTTTCAGCGCAGGCTTTGTCTTCTCATATCTACGGCCTCTATATGGGCCTTGTGTATTTTACACCATTTTTTGGTGGAATCATCGCAGATCGCTACTGGGGTAAGCGCCGTTCGGTGTACGTCGGCGGGATTTTGATGGCCATCGGTCACTTTTTGATGGCCATGGAAAGCATGTTCTTCCTGGCCTTATTGTTTATTATCGCGGGCAACGGATTCTTTAAGCCTAACATTTCTACTCAGGTGGGCGAGCTTTACCCTGCGGGCGACAAGCGCCGCGATGGCGCCTTTACGCTTTTCTATATGGGCATCAACTTGGGCGCGTTCTTCTCTCCATTGGTTTGCGGAACTTTGGGGCAAAAAGTTGGCTGGCACTGGGGCTTCGGCGCCGCTGGTATTGGGATGCTTGCGGGCCTAGTGATCTATCACTTTGGCGGCAAACACTTGCCATCATCTGAGCAAAAACTTTCTGTAAAAGAAGTTGAAGCAGCAGCGCAAAAACCACTGACGAAAAATGAGTGGAAGCGCACGTGGGCGTTGACGTTTATGTGTGCGATCACGATTTTCTTCTGGGGCGTTTACGAACAACAAGGCAATACTTTGCAGTTGTTTGCGGATCAATCCACTGATTGGAATTTCTTTGGTTGGGAAATGCCTTCTACTTGGTACCAATCCTTCAATCCGTTTATCATCTTTATATTTGCACCGATCTTAGACCGTGCTTGGGCATGGCAATCTCGCAAAGGCAAAGAGAACACGACGGCTATGAAAATGGCGATTGGTTGCTTCCTGGGAACTGCGGCACTGATCGTGATGTTCATGGGTGCAAAATCTATCGGCGACGGCAAAGGCACAGCTCTTTGGTTGCTGGGTTCAACATTTATGCTGACTATCGGTGAGCTTTATCTTTCTCCGATTGGCCTATCATTGGTAACGAAAGTATCTCCAACGAAGATCGTTTCTATGATGATGGGTGTTTGGTTCTTGGCTTCTTTCTTTGGAAACACGGTTTCTGGTTGGATCGGGGCTCTTTACGACAAAATGCCTAAAGATAGCTTCTTCCTATTGCTTGCGGCCCTTGGATTTGTTCCGGGCGTGATGTTCTTTATCTGCAACAAGGTTCTGACGAGCTCTTTGAATGCGGAAGACGACGAGCCAGCACCGAAACACACTGGTAAATCCAGCTCTGGCGTCGGAGCTCATGCCGAAGTGACTGTATAA
- a CDS encoding 4-hydroxy-tetrahydrodipicolinate reductase, with protein sequence MPLKIGLFGFGRTGSVVAKEITNDPSLSLKWVCRRSTDPSIPFASRVLGYTEDFAPFISFDEMDDSFLRTNPVDLVIDFSSGNTTSIYEKIAAFNIKVVSAISNYSSEEIEKVKSASQGTAILYSPNITLGINWLIMASKILKQMIPHADIEVIEEHFRQKKDISGTALKLARHLDLDPQEHVNSIRVGGIVGKHEVIFGLPYQTIRLVHESINRAAFGTGAIFAAKWLQSQPQGFYSMEQALQQSFKNRLQEI encoded by the coding sequence ATGCCTTTGAAAATAGGACTTTTCGGCTTTGGAAGAACAGGATCTGTTGTTGCAAAAGAAATAACCAACGATCCTTCTTTGTCTTTAAAGTGGGTGTGCCGCAGGAGCACGGATCCCTCCATTCCATTTGCCAGCAGAGTTCTGGGATACACCGAGGATTTCGCTCCATTTATTTCTTTTGACGAAATGGATGACTCCTTTCTAAGGACGAATCCGGTTGATTTGGTTATTGATTTTTCTTCTGGCAACACAACTTCGATTTACGAAAAAATAGCGGCGTTTAATATTAAAGTCGTAAGTGCAATTTCAAATTACTCTAGTGAAGAAATTGAAAAGGTTAAATCCGCCAGTCAAGGAACGGCCATTTTATATTCTCCCAATATTACTTTGGGAATTAATTGGCTCATAATGGCTTCCAAAATTCTGAAACAGATGATTCCTCACGCAGATATCGAAGTGATCGAAGAACACTTCAGACAAAAGAAAGATATCTCTGGAACAGCCCTCAAGTTGGCTCGACATCTTGATTTAGATCCTCAAGAGCATGTAAATTCCATTCGTGTGGGTGGAATCGTAGGCAAACACGAAGTTATTTTTGGCTTACCATACCAAACCATTCGCTTGGTCCACGAAAGTATCAATCGCGCTGCTTTTGGAACCGGTGCAATTTTCGCCGCGAAATGGCTCCAGTCTCAGCCCCAAGGATTTTATTCGATGGAGCAAGCGCTTCAACAATCTTTTAAAAACCGATTACAGGAAATCTAA
- a CDS encoding bifunctional alpha,alpha-trehalose-phosphate synthase (UDP-forming)/trehalose-phosphatase, whose product MIRKPQRIFVSNRLPYSINENGDLKRGSGGLVSALMGVSRSESFSWFGFETNEDHALKMHNLVKNTETNVNCYPVYLDKDVYEKYYNGFANDILWPLFHYESHLANFNRSNWEFYQEANKLMAQQIAEVAQAGDTVWIHDFHFFLLPKMLRDLCPEVKIGFFLHIPFPSAELFRQIPVREELLSGILACDLIGFHEYSYLRQFIVALKMVLGVDANFIQAQYEGHRTQLGVYPISIESDEFREKSQTPEVEAKVEEYRRQHSSPFVIVGIDRLDYSKGLELKLRGLQHALRKYPELRERVSLLQIAIPTREDVPAYMSIRKEVEHLVGSINGEFGTPSHNPVHYVYNSVQETELLALYRSASAILVTSKRDGMNLVAMEYVMAQDLKTPGSLILSEFAGAASLLSDALLVNPWDVDSIADAIKKAHDMEFEERLDRISHLQDILSKYSSTKWAQGFIHDLENTILTPRRIPKPMPVRKEDWNSDFAKFIASPRLAVLLDYDGTLVSIVKRPDQVVLIEETRKALLALAEKTDLFILSGRNREFLDGQFQGMKVNLAAEHGAFVKLIGEDWKTRISSDINSWYPHIEKIMNDYTEKVPLSFVEKKKASLVWHFRLSPQDFAAFQSKKMDDELQLGMANQPVTVNIGKAIVEAKAIECNKGSFLRWLRQQMNSVPFLCVGDDRTDEDMFEALGGAGVSVKVGDGQTLAQYRLSSQKDVTQWLWSLVSALS is encoded by the coding sequence ATGATTAGAAAGCCCCAACGCATCTTTGTGAGCAATCGCTTGCCATACAGCATCAATGAAAATGGTGACCTCAAGCGTGGAAGTGGAGGCCTTGTCTCCGCGTTGATGGGGGTGAGTCGCAGTGAAAGTTTCTCGTGGTTTGGCTTTGAAACGAATGAAGATCACGCCTTAAAAATGCATAACTTAGTTAAAAATACGGAAACAAATGTAAACTGCTATCCGGTGTATTTGGATAAAGATGTTTATGAGAAATATTATAACGGTTTTGCCAATGATATTTTGTGGCCGTTATTTCACTACGAGTCCCACCTCGCCAATTTTAATCGCAGCAATTGGGAGTTCTACCAAGAAGCCAATAAATTGATGGCTCAGCAAATCGCCGAAGTCGCGCAAGCTGGTGACACAGTTTGGATTCATGACTTTCATTTCTTTTTATTGCCTAAGATGCTTCGTGATCTGTGCCCTGAGGTAAAAATTGGATTTTTCCTTCACATTCCATTCCCAAGTGCTGAGCTCTTTAGGCAAATTCCTGTGCGCGAAGAATTGCTCAGTGGCATCTTGGCTTGTGATTTGATTGGCTTCCATGAATATTCTTATTTGCGACAATTCATCGTGGCTTTGAAAATGGTTTTGGGAGTGGATGCCAACTTTATCCAAGCCCAATACGAAGGTCATCGCACGCAGCTGGGAGTTTATCCTATCAGTATCGAGAGTGACGAGTTTCGCGAAAAATCTCAAACCCCAGAAGTCGAAGCTAAAGTTGAGGAATACCGTCGTCAGCACTCCAGTCCTTTCGTTATCGTGGGGATTGATCGCTTGGACTACAGCAAAGGTTTGGAGTTGAAGCTGCGCGGATTGCAACACGCCCTTAGGAAATATCCAGAGCTTCGTGAGCGCGTGTCATTGCTGCAAATTGCAATTCCCACGCGTGAAGATGTTCCTGCTTATATGAGTATCCGCAAAGAAGTTGAGCATCTTGTTGGCTCGATCAACGGAGAGTTCGGAACGCCGTCTCACAATCCGGTTCATTACGTTTACAACTCCGTTCAAGAAACTGAACTGTTGGCATTGTATCGATCAGCCAGTGCGATTCTTGTGACCAGTAAGCGGGATGGGATGAACTTAGTGGCCATGGAATATGTGATGGCGCAAGATCTTAAGACGCCGGGATCATTAATTTTGAGTGAATTTGCCGGAGCGGCGTCGTTACTAAGCGATGCTTTGTTGGTAAATCCATGGGATGTCGATTCCATCGCGGATGCTATTAAAAAGGCTCACGATATGGAATTTGAGGAGCGTCTAGATAGAATTTCGCATCTGCAGGATATTTTGTCTAAGTACTCTTCGACAAAATGGGCTCAAGGATTTATTCATGATTTAGAGAATACAATTCTTACGCCTCGTCGTATTCCAAAACCAATGCCTGTTCGTAAAGAAGATTGGAACAGTGATTTTGCAAAGTTCATCGCCAGTCCTCGGCTTGCAGTACTGTTGGATTATGATGGCACTTTGGTGTCAATTGTGAAGCGGCCCGATCAAGTGGTGTTAATTGAAGAAACTCGAAAGGCACTTTTGGCATTGGCCGAAAAAACAGATCTATTTATTTTAAGTGGCAGAAATCGCGAGTTTCTGGATGGTCAGTTTCAAGGCATGAAAGTAAATTTGGCCGCTGAACACGGAGCCTTCGTAAAGTTAATTGGGGAAGATTGGAAGACGCGTATTTCCTCTGATATTAATTCTTGGTATCCGCACATTGAAAAAATCATGAATGACTACACCGAGAAAGTTCCTCTGTCGTTCGTTGAAAAGAAAAAGGCCAGCTTGGTATGGCATTTTCGTCTCTCTCCTCAGGACTTTGCTGCCTTCCAAAGTAAAAAGATGGATGACGAGTTGCAGTTGGGTATGGCGAATCAGCCCGTCACTGTGAATATTGGTAAAGCGATCGTCGAGGCAAAAGCCATCGAATGCAATAAGGGAAGTTTTCTGCGTTGGTTGCGACAGCAAATGAACTCTGTGCCCTTCCTATGTGTGGGAGATGATCGCACGGATGAAGATATGTTCGAGGCGCTTGGCGGGGCGGGGGTGTCTGTGAAAGTGGGCGACGGTCAAACGCTGGCGCAATACCGCCTGTCGTCCCAAAAGGACGTCACGCAGTGGCTGTGGAGTCTTGTTTCTGCCCTCTCTTAG
- a CDS encoding glycoside hydrolase family 15 protein yields the protein MNSTAELKNHRYQQGLIGNCAFLALVDLNTNVSWMCWPRFDSSFIFGSLLDKDRGGEFSLKPHSDSFNSHQSYLKNTNILRTRIETKEGAYDVIDFAPRFTLFERYHKPLMLFRKVKKVSGRPRIVAKCKPVGKYGEIVPGSLMGSNHIRYEGLENPVRLTTNAPLTYVQEEKPFYLDDDIYFVLSWGIPLEGPLETTFEDFFKRTENYWQKWIEHCHLPQVFQNEVIRSALALKIHQYEDTGAIIASATTSLPEIPHEGRNWDYRFCWLRDTYYTLSAINSLGHFEEMEKYAHFIENIEIQNSKTYQPCYRIDGSTDLTELILPLDGYMGNKPVRIGNQAAEQIQHDAYGQILMALFKLYTDERVNSKTGRSLRLVEKALSYIEQYMTTPDNGVWEFRGKQALHSYALMFHWAGSAAARSVARKLGDQSLEQRADAALKRSAGLIEECYSKEKKAYTQAIGSEELDASILQLITIGYFHDKPPELAKDLIAAVEKELMISPGFLVRYAHVDDFGLQKSAFLVCSFWYIEALAATGQEDKAEELLRHITATASNQVGLLAEDFDVENNSQWGNFPQTYSHVGLINCAYAIDKARKKPPFLS from the coding sequence ATGAACTCTACTGCAGAATTAAAAAATCATCGATATCAACAAGGCCTGATCGGAAATTGCGCATTCTTAGCGCTGGTAGATCTAAACACCAACGTCAGTTGGATGTGTTGGCCAAGGTTCGACTCTAGTTTTATTTTTGGTTCCTTGCTTGATAAAGACCGAGGCGGAGAGTTTTCTCTTAAACCTCACTCTGACAGTTTTAATTCCCATCAAAGCTATCTCAAGAATACCAATATTCTTCGTACTCGTATCGAGACGAAAGAAGGTGCATACGATGTGATTGATTTTGCACCCAGATTCACTCTATTCGAAAGATATCATAAACCCTTGATGCTTTTTCGAAAAGTAAAAAAAGTCTCTGGGCGTCCGCGCATTGTTGCAAAATGCAAACCTGTTGGAAAATACGGTGAGATCGTTCCTGGAAGTTTAATGGGAAGTAATCACATTCGCTACGAAGGACTTGAAAATCCAGTACGTCTGACAACGAACGCTCCTCTCACATATGTCCAAGAAGAAAAACCCTTCTATCTTGACGACGATATTTATTTTGTACTTTCATGGGGCATTCCACTAGAAGGTCCTTTGGAGACCACATTTGAAGATTTCTTCAAACGCACAGAAAATTATTGGCAAAAATGGATTGAACACTGTCATCTTCCACAAGTTTTCCAAAACGAAGTGATTCGCTCGGCCCTTGCGTTAAAAATTCATCAGTACGAGGACACCGGCGCGATCATCGCTTCGGCAACAACAAGTCTTCCAGAAATTCCTCATGAGGGACGTAACTGGGACTATCGTTTCTGTTGGTTACGCGATACCTATTACACTTTATCGGCGATCAATTCTTTAGGACATTTCGAAGAGATGGAGAAGTACGCGCACTTCATCGAAAATATCGAGATTCAAAATTCTAAAACATATCAGCCGTGCTATCGCATTGATGGATCGACAGATCTCACAGAACTTATTTTACCTCTAGATGGATACATGGGTAACAAACCTGTGCGCATCGGAAATCAAGCGGCAGAGCAAATTCAGCACGATGCCTATGGGCAGATTTTGATGGCTCTGTTTAAGCTTTACACGGATGAACGTGTAAATTCGAAAACAGGTCGTTCGTTGCGCTTGGTAGAAAAAGCCTTAAGCTATATCGAGCAATATATGACGACTCCCGACAACGGAGTTTGGGAATTCCGTGGCAAGCAAGCCTTGCACTCTTATGCATTGATGTTCCACTGGGCTGGAAGCGCAGCTGCAAGATCTGTCGCGCGCAAGCTTGGTGATCAGAGTTTAGAACAGCGTGCGGATGCCGCACTGAAACGGTCTGCAGGACTTATTGAAGAATGTTATTCAAAAGAAAAGAAAGCCTACACGCAAGCTATTGGCAGTGAGGAATTGGATGCAAGCATTCTGCAACTCATTACGATTGGCTACTTCCACGACAAACCACCGGAGCTTGCAAAAGATCTGATTGCCGCAGTGGAAAAGGAATTGATGATTTCTCCAGGGTTCTTAGTTCGCTATGCCCATGTCGATGATTTTGGTTTGCAAAAATCAGCGTTTCTGGTTTGCAGCTTCTGGTATATCGAGGCCCTTGCAGCCACAGGACAAGAAGACAAAGCGGAAGAGCTTCTGCGCCACATCACCGCAACAGCTTCGAATCAGGTGGGTTTGTTGGCTGAAGACTTTGACGTTGAAAACAACAGTCAATGGGGGAACTTCCCCCAGACTTACAGTCATGTCGGCCTGATCAACTGCGCTTATGCGATTGATAAAGCCAGAAAGAAACCGCCGTTTTTATCTTAA